One Opisthocomus hoazin isolate bOpiHoa1 chromosome 25, bOpiHoa1.hap1, whole genome shotgun sequence DNA window includes the following coding sequences:
- the PLEKHA6 gene encoding pleckstrin homology domain-containing family A member 6 isoform X2, whose protein sequence is MLKFRADRRVSHNERRNTFLHPVTGQLPEDNSRPDLQKPTLDMSSKAGSKRPATITSEPPNYAMVSEVPPERPGGRVGAPRSRAARQAGTGCRGPPRALNGSSPPPQASRSSRKGIAFGKRSNSMKRNPTAAVTKSGWLYKQASSGVKQWNKRWFVLVDRCLFYYKDEKEESILGSIPLLSFRVAAVQPSDNISRKHTFKVTVVCWVEEMPASNEQSLSPQAEHAGIRTYFFSAENTEEQESWIQAMGEAARVQIPPTQRHEKPDSENIPPSKHHHHHRNATHREHPKADPDAKTRGEGDGRGSEKIERKPERMESKKEPLVKANGVAGQEVPSEPGSPYPEAPRVPASAERPPQPNGWPYSSPSRPGSTAYPLPDGESVTHRRGFAPRTNPEKIAQRKSSMTQLQQWVNSRRGAVPPEELRSPTRFYPVSHRVPDYYSPYSPQYPEDYQYYPPGVRPDSICSMPAYERVSPPWALEDKRHSFRNGGTYQLRDWKEHPRFGRQDVPLWLPGPGRQPTYLDEVDAASGSLRRMSLQPRSRSVPRSPSQGSYSQARVYSPIRSPSTRFERLPPRGEEIYADPTTFMMRRSISSPKYDYLGDRRPVPAGMYPYHYPASPTVHDKMDELLDLQLQRNLEYLDQQMSESETLISMVNRMVETSSPRAQLYMQVTPFPEAYRETLHAYKISEQDTDKLLGKLCEQNKVLREQERLVQQLRAEKESLESALMGTHQELEMFGSQPAYPEKLLHKKESLQNQLINIRVELSQASTALANSTAEYESLESEVSALHDDLWEQLNLDIQNEMLNRQIQKEIWRIQDVMEGLRKNNPSRGTDTAKHRVAIGPSGTYSSNSPASPLSSASLTSPLSPFSLVSGSQGSPTKPGPGEEPGPPRPPLPKSYVPLESPPTVPPLPGESRLWPYPTSPSWQQGAEAKRGQSKLSFEQSKKEVQRAAPPGPPAEGLLQSRQELEAEKQAALNKVGIVPPRTKSPAEEEVVPAAGVPRRNGGGMANGLSSRERPKSAVFATETKVKMSVEEQIDRMKRHQSGSMKEKRRSLQLPSSQQPDTPGTKAPTSYKVVRRHRSVHEVDISDLEAALRSDDPGKVYETPQEEIARLRKTELEPQHYDVDINKELSTPDKVLIPERYVELEPDTPLSPEEMKEKQKKVERIKTLIAKSSLQNVIPLGEGEVDTPQDPETQLQEQEKRIEISCALAAEASRRGRMLSAQCATPSPPTSPASPTPPTNPLSSEPSRVADNSHFMRV, encoded by the exons ATGCTGAAGTTTCGGGCGGATCGGCGGGTCAG ccACAATGAGAGGCGGAACACATTCCTGCACCCAGTGACGGGCCAGCTCCCCGAGGACAACTCAAGACCTGACCTGCAAAA ACCGACCTTGGACATGTcaagcaaagcaggcagcaaGCGACCGGCGACTATCACCAGCGAACCCCCCAACTACGCCATGGTGTCGGAGGTGCCCCCGGAGCGCCCGGGAGGCCGGGTGGGTgccccccggagccgggcggcacGGCAGGCGGGGACggggtgccgggggcctccccGGGCTCTGAACGGCTCCTCTCCCCCTCCGCAGGCTTCGCGCTCCTCCCGCAAGGGCATCGCCTTCGGGAAGCGCTCCAATTCCATGAAGAGGAACCCCACCGCTGCCGTGACCAAGAGCGGCTGGCTCTACAAGCAG GCCAGCTCGGGGGTGAAGCAGTGGAACAAGCGCTGGTTCGTGCTGGTCGATCGCTGCCTCTTCTACTACAAAG ATGAGAAGGAGGAGAGCATCCTGGGCAGCATCCCCCTCCTCAGCTTCCGCGTGGCGGCCGTGCAGCCCTCCGACAACATCAGCAGGAAGCACACGTTCAAG GTGACAGTGGTGTGCTGGGTGGAGGAGATGCCGGCGAGTAACGAGCAGTCCCTGTCTCCCCAGGCCGAGCACGCTGGCATCCGGACCTACTTCTTCAGCGCCGAGAACACGGAGGAGCAGGAGTCCTGGATCCAAGCCATGGGCGAAGCCGCCCGGGTGCAGATCCCCCCGACCCAGAG GCACGAGAAACCAGACTCTGAAAACATCCCCCCcagcaaacaccaccaccaccatcgcAATGCCACCCACCGTGAGCACCCCAAAGCTGACCCTGACGCCAAGACCCGGGGGGAAGGCGACGGCCGTGGCTCGGAGAAGATTGAGAGGAAGCCGGAGAGGATGGAGAGCAAGAAGGAGCCCTTGGTCAAAGCCAATGGCGTCGCTGGGCAGGAGGTGCCCTCGGAGCCCGGCAGTCCTTACCCCGAGGCACCCCGGGTGCCGGCGAGCGCGGAGCGGCCGCCCCAGCCCAATGGCTGGCCGTACTCATCacccagccgccccggcagcaccgcGTACCCCCTGCCCGACGGGGAGAGTGTGACCCACCGCCGCGGCTTCGCCCCCCGCACCAACCCCGAGAAGATCGCCCAACGCAAGAGCTCGATGACGCAGCTGCAGCAGTGGGTGAACTCGCGCCGGGGGGCCGTGCCCCCCGAGGAGCTGCGGag ccccaccaggtTTTACCCCGTGTCTCACCGGGTGCCCGACTACTATTCCCCCTACTCACCCCAGTACCCCGAGGACTACCAGTACTACCCGCCCGGCGTGCGCCCCGACAGCATCTGCTCCATGCCCGCCTACGAGCGCGTGAGCCCACCCTGGGCGCTGGAGGACAAGCGGCACTCGTTCCGCAACGGGGGCACCTACCAGCTCCGCGACTGGAAGGAACACCCCAGGTTCGGCCGGCAAGACGTCCCGCTCTGGCTGCCGGGTCCCGGGAGGCAGCCGACCTACCTGGACGAGGTGGATGCAGCCTCGGGGTCTCTGCGGCGGATGTctctgcagccccgctcccgctccgTGCCCCGCTCGCCCAGCCAGGGCTCCTACAGCCAGGCGCGGGTGTACTCCCCGATCCGCTCGCCCAGCACCCGCTTCGAGCGGCTGCCGCCCCGGGGAGAGGAGATTTACGCTGACCCCACCACCTTCATGATGAGGCGATCCATCAGTTCTCCAAAG TACGACTATCTGGGCGACAGACGGCCCGTCCCTGCGGGAATGTATCCGTACCACTACCCGGCATCGCCCACCGTCCACGACAAAATG GATGAACTTTTAGACCTTCAGTTGCAAAGAAACCTAGAGTATTTGGACCAGCAG ATGAGCGAGAGCGAAACCCTGATCAGTATGGTGAACAGGATGGTGGAGACCTCCTCCCCTAGGGCTCAGCTCTACATGCAA GTGACCCCCTTCCCGGAGGCCTACAGGGAGACACTGCATGCCTACAAGATAAGCGAGCAAGACACCGAT AAGCTGCTGGGGAAGCTCTGTGAGCAGAACAAGGTGCTGCGGGAGCAGGAGAGGCTGGTGCAGCAGCTCCGAGCAGAGAAG GAGAGCCTGGAGAGTGCCCTAATGGGGACGCACCAGGAGCTGGAGATGTTCGGGAGCCAGCCCGCCTACCCAGAGAAGCTGCTGCACAAGAAGGAGTCGCTCCAGAACCAGCTCATCAACATCCGCGTGGAGCTGTCGCAGGCCAGCACG GCCTTGGCGAACAGCACTGCTGAGTACGAGAGCCTGGAGAGCGAGGTGTCCGCCCTGCACGACGACCTCTGGGAGCAGCTGAACCTGGACATCCAG AACGAAATGCTCAACCGGCAGATCCAGAAGGAGATCTGGCGGATCCAGGATGTGATGGAGGGGCTGAGGAAGAACAACCCGTCCCGTGGCACGGACACtgccaagcacagag TGGCCATCGGCCCCTCGGGGACGTACAGCTCcaacagccctgccagccccctgaGCTCGGCCAGCCTCACCAGCCCCCTCAGCCCCTTCTCCCTCGTCTCCGGCTCCCAGGGCTCGCCCACCAAGCCCGGACCCGGCGAG GAACCAGGCCCGCCTCGACCTCCCCTCCCCAAGTCCTACGTACCCCTGGAGTCTCCTCCGACCGTTCCTCCGCTCCCTGGCGAGAGTCGCCTCTGGCCGTACCCCACCTCCCCTTCCTGGCAGCAAGGCGCCGAGGCGAAGAGGGGACAG TCCAAGCTGAGCTTTGAGCAGAGCAAGAAGGAGGTGCAGCGAGCGGCTCCCCCCGGACCCCCGGCCGAGGGGCTCCTGCAGAGCCGTCAGGAGCTGGAGGCGGAGAAGCAAGCGGCTCTCAACAAGG TGGGCATCGTCCCCCCCAGGACCAAGTCTCcggcggaggaggaggtggtgcccGCAGCCGGCGTGCCAAGGAGGAATGGCGGCGGCATGGCCAACGGGCTCAGCTCCCGG GAGAGACCGAAGAGCGCCGTGTTCGCCACCGAGACGAAGGTGAAGATGAGCGTGGAGGAGCAGATCGACCGCATGAAACGCCACCAGAGCGGCTCGATGAAGGAGAAGCGGCgcagcctgcagctccccagcagccagcagcccgaCACCCCCGGCACGAAGGCACCCACCTCCTACAAGGTG GTGCGTCGGCACCGCAGTGTCCATGAGGTGGACATCTCTGACCTGGAAGCAGCGCTGCGTTCCGATGATCCTGGCAAGGTCTACGAGACACCCCAGGAGGAGATCGCCCGGCTGCGCAAGACGGAGCTGGAGCCGCAGCACTACGACGTGGACATCAACAAGGAG ctctccacgCCGGACAAAGTCCTCATCCCTGAGCGGTACGTGGAACTGGAGCCCGACACGCCACTCAGCCCCGAGGAgatgaaggagaagcagaagaaggTGGAAAGGATCAAGACCCTCATTGCCAAATCCAG CCTGCAGAACGTCATCCCCCTGGGCGAGGGGGAGGTGGacaccccccaggaccccgagacccagctgcaggagcaggagaagaggataGAGATCTCGTGTGCTCTGGCTGCCGAGGCCTCTCGCCGGGGCCGCATGCTCTCGG CTCAATGCGCTACCCCAagccctcccacctccccagcctccccgaCTCCACCGACCAACCCCCTCTCGTCTGAACCATCCCGGGTCGCCGACAACAGCCATTTTATGCGTGTCTGA
- the PLEKHA6 gene encoding pleckstrin homology domain-containing family A member 6 isoform X5 — protein sequence MLKFRADRRVSHNERRNTFLHPVTGQLPEDNSRPDLQKPTLDMSSKAGSKRPATITSEPPNYAMVSEVPPERPGGRASRSSRKGIAFGKRSNSMKRNPTAAVTKSGWLYKQASSGVKQWNKRWFVLVDRCLFYYKDEKEESILGSIPLLSFRVAAVQPSDNISRKHTFKVTVVCWVEEMPASNEQSLSPQAEHAGIRTYFFSAENTEEQESWIQAMGEAARVQIPPTQRHEKPDSENIPPSKHHHHHRNATHREHPKADPDAKTRGEGDGRGSEKIERKPERMESKKEPLVKANGVAGQEVPSEPGSPYPEAPRVPASAERPPQPNGWPYSSPSRPGSTAYPLPDGESVTHRRGFAPRTNPEKIAQRKSSMTQLQQWVNSRRGAVPPEELRSPTRFYPVSHRVPDYYSPYSPQYPEDYQYYPPGVRPDSICSMPAYERVSPPWALEDKRHSFRNGGTYQLRDWKEHPRFGRQDVPLWLPGPGRQPTYLDEVDAASGSLRRMSLQPRSRSVPRSPSQGSYSQARVYSPIRSPSTRFERLPPRGEEIYADPTTFMMRRSISSPKYDYLGDRRPVPAGMYPYHYPASPTVHDKMDELLDLQLQRNLEYLDQQMSESETLISMVNRMVETSSPRAQLYMQVTPFPEAYRETLHAYKISEQDTDKLLGKLCEQNKVLREQERLVQQLRAEKESLESALMGTHQELEMFGSQPAYPEKLLHKKESLQNQLINIRVELSQASTALANSTAEYESLESEVSALHDDLWEQLNLDIQNEMLNRQIQKEIWRIQDVMEGLRKNNPSRGTDTAKHRVAIGPSGTYSSNSPASPLSSASLTSPLSPFSLVSGSQGSPTKPGPGEEPGPPRPPLPKSYVPLESPPTVPPLPGESRLWPYPTSPSWQQGAEAKRGQSKLSFEQSKKEVQRAAPPGPPAEGLLQSRQELEAEKQAALNKVGIVPPRTKSPAEEEVVPAAGVPRRNGGGMANGLSSRERPKSAVFATETKVKMSVEEQIDRMKRHQSGSMKEKRRSLQLPSSQQPDTPGTKAPTSYKVVRRHRSVHEVDISDLEAALRSDDPGKVYETPQEEIARLRKTELEPQHYDVDINKELSTPDKVLIPERYVELEPDTPLSPEEMKEKQKKVERIKTLIAKSSLQNVIPLGEGEVDTPQDPETQLQEQEKRIEISCALAAEASRRGRMLSAQCATPSPPTSPASPTPPTNPLSSEPSRVADNSHFMRV from the exons ATGCTGAAGTTTCGGGCGGATCGGCGGGTCAG ccACAATGAGAGGCGGAACACATTCCTGCACCCAGTGACGGGCCAGCTCCCCGAGGACAACTCAAGACCTGACCTGCAAAA ACCGACCTTGGACATGTcaagcaaagcaggcagcaaGCGACCGGCGACTATCACCAGCGAACCCCCCAACTACGCCATGGTGTCGGAGGTGCCCCCGGAGCGCCCGGGAGGCCGG GCTTCGCGCTCCTCCCGCAAGGGCATCGCCTTCGGGAAGCGCTCCAATTCCATGAAGAGGAACCCCACCGCTGCCGTGACCAAGAGCGGCTGGCTCTACAAGCAG GCCAGCTCGGGGGTGAAGCAGTGGAACAAGCGCTGGTTCGTGCTGGTCGATCGCTGCCTCTTCTACTACAAAG ATGAGAAGGAGGAGAGCATCCTGGGCAGCATCCCCCTCCTCAGCTTCCGCGTGGCGGCCGTGCAGCCCTCCGACAACATCAGCAGGAAGCACACGTTCAAG GTGACAGTGGTGTGCTGGGTGGAGGAGATGCCGGCGAGTAACGAGCAGTCCCTGTCTCCCCAGGCCGAGCACGCTGGCATCCGGACCTACTTCTTCAGCGCCGAGAACACGGAGGAGCAGGAGTCCTGGATCCAAGCCATGGGCGAAGCCGCCCGGGTGCAGATCCCCCCGACCCAGAG GCACGAGAAACCAGACTCTGAAAACATCCCCCCcagcaaacaccaccaccaccatcgcAATGCCACCCACCGTGAGCACCCCAAAGCTGACCCTGACGCCAAGACCCGGGGGGAAGGCGACGGCCGTGGCTCGGAGAAGATTGAGAGGAAGCCGGAGAGGATGGAGAGCAAGAAGGAGCCCTTGGTCAAAGCCAATGGCGTCGCTGGGCAGGAGGTGCCCTCGGAGCCCGGCAGTCCTTACCCCGAGGCACCCCGGGTGCCGGCGAGCGCGGAGCGGCCGCCCCAGCCCAATGGCTGGCCGTACTCATCacccagccgccccggcagcaccgcGTACCCCCTGCCCGACGGGGAGAGTGTGACCCACCGCCGCGGCTTCGCCCCCCGCACCAACCCCGAGAAGATCGCCCAACGCAAGAGCTCGATGACGCAGCTGCAGCAGTGGGTGAACTCGCGCCGGGGGGCCGTGCCCCCCGAGGAGCTGCGGag ccccaccaggtTTTACCCCGTGTCTCACCGGGTGCCCGACTACTATTCCCCCTACTCACCCCAGTACCCCGAGGACTACCAGTACTACCCGCCCGGCGTGCGCCCCGACAGCATCTGCTCCATGCCCGCCTACGAGCGCGTGAGCCCACCCTGGGCGCTGGAGGACAAGCGGCACTCGTTCCGCAACGGGGGCACCTACCAGCTCCGCGACTGGAAGGAACACCCCAGGTTCGGCCGGCAAGACGTCCCGCTCTGGCTGCCGGGTCCCGGGAGGCAGCCGACCTACCTGGACGAGGTGGATGCAGCCTCGGGGTCTCTGCGGCGGATGTctctgcagccccgctcccgctccgTGCCCCGCTCGCCCAGCCAGGGCTCCTACAGCCAGGCGCGGGTGTACTCCCCGATCCGCTCGCCCAGCACCCGCTTCGAGCGGCTGCCGCCCCGGGGAGAGGAGATTTACGCTGACCCCACCACCTTCATGATGAGGCGATCCATCAGTTCTCCAAAG TACGACTATCTGGGCGACAGACGGCCCGTCCCTGCGGGAATGTATCCGTACCACTACCCGGCATCGCCCACCGTCCACGACAAAATG GATGAACTTTTAGACCTTCAGTTGCAAAGAAACCTAGAGTATTTGGACCAGCAG ATGAGCGAGAGCGAAACCCTGATCAGTATGGTGAACAGGATGGTGGAGACCTCCTCCCCTAGGGCTCAGCTCTACATGCAA GTGACCCCCTTCCCGGAGGCCTACAGGGAGACACTGCATGCCTACAAGATAAGCGAGCAAGACACCGAT AAGCTGCTGGGGAAGCTCTGTGAGCAGAACAAGGTGCTGCGGGAGCAGGAGAGGCTGGTGCAGCAGCTCCGAGCAGAGAAG GAGAGCCTGGAGAGTGCCCTAATGGGGACGCACCAGGAGCTGGAGATGTTCGGGAGCCAGCCCGCCTACCCAGAGAAGCTGCTGCACAAGAAGGAGTCGCTCCAGAACCAGCTCATCAACATCCGCGTGGAGCTGTCGCAGGCCAGCACG GCCTTGGCGAACAGCACTGCTGAGTACGAGAGCCTGGAGAGCGAGGTGTCCGCCCTGCACGACGACCTCTGGGAGCAGCTGAACCTGGACATCCAG AACGAAATGCTCAACCGGCAGATCCAGAAGGAGATCTGGCGGATCCAGGATGTGATGGAGGGGCTGAGGAAGAACAACCCGTCCCGTGGCACGGACACtgccaagcacagag TGGCCATCGGCCCCTCGGGGACGTACAGCTCcaacagccctgccagccccctgaGCTCGGCCAGCCTCACCAGCCCCCTCAGCCCCTTCTCCCTCGTCTCCGGCTCCCAGGGCTCGCCCACCAAGCCCGGACCCGGCGAG GAACCAGGCCCGCCTCGACCTCCCCTCCCCAAGTCCTACGTACCCCTGGAGTCTCCTCCGACCGTTCCTCCGCTCCCTGGCGAGAGTCGCCTCTGGCCGTACCCCACCTCCCCTTCCTGGCAGCAAGGCGCCGAGGCGAAGAGGGGACAG TCCAAGCTGAGCTTTGAGCAGAGCAAGAAGGAGGTGCAGCGAGCGGCTCCCCCCGGACCCCCGGCCGAGGGGCTCCTGCAGAGCCGTCAGGAGCTGGAGGCGGAGAAGCAAGCGGCTCTCAACAAGG TGGGCATCGTCCCCCCCAGGACCAAGTCTCcggcggaggaggaggtggtgcccGCAGCCGGCGTGCCAAGGAGGAATGGCGGCGGCATGGCCAACGGGCTCAGCTCCCGG GAGAGACCGAAGAGCGCCGTGTTCGCCACCGAGACGAAGGTGAAGATGAGCGTGGAGGAGCAGATCGACCGCATGAAACGCCACCAGAGCGGCTCGATGAAGGAGAAGCGGCgcagcctgcagctccccagcagccagcagcccgaCACCCCCGGCACGAAGGCACCCACCTCCTACAAGGTG GTGCGTCGGCACCGCAGTGTCCATGAGGTGGACATCTCTGACCTGGAAGCAGCGCTGCGTTCCGATGATCCTGGCAAGGTCTACGAGACACCCCAGGAGGAGATCGCCCGGCTGCGCAAGACGGAGCTGGAGCCGCAGCACTACGACGTGGACATCAACAAGGAG ctctccacgCCGGACAAAGTCCTCATCCCTGAGCGGTACGTGGAACTGGAGCCCGACACGCCACTCAGCCCCGAGGAgatgaaggagaagcagaagaaggTGGAAAGGATCAAGACCCTCATTGCCAAATCCAG CCTGCAGAACGTCATCCCCCTGGGCGAGGGGGAGGTGGacaccccccaggaccccgagacccagctgcaggagcaggagaagaggataGAGATCTCGTGTGCTCTGGCTGCCGAGGCCTCTCGCCGGGGCCGCATGCTCTCGG CTCAATGCGCTACCCCAagccctcccacctccccagcctccccgaCTCCACCGACCAACCCCCTCTCGTCTGAACCATCCCGGGTCGCCGACAACAGCCATTTTATGCGTGTCTGA
- the PLEKHA6 gene encoding pleckstrin homology domain-containing family A member 6 isoform X3 translates to MSVRSPDTPGAAAGAGEGAVRCVSVSESWSWAAVPAGRRGLHNERRNTFLHPVTGQLPEDNSRPDLQKPTLDMSSKAGSKRPATITSEPPNYAMVSEVPPERPGGRASRSSRKGIAFGKRSNSMKRNPTAAVTKSGWLYKQASSGVKQWNKRWFVLVDRCLFYYKDEKEESILGSIPLLSFRVAAVQPSDNISRKHTFKVTVVCWVEEMPASNEQSLSPQAEHAGIRTYFFSAENTEEQESWIQAMGEAARVQIPPTQRHEKPDSENIPPSKHHHHHRNATHREHPKADPDAKTRGEGDGRGSEKIERKPERMESKKEPLVKANGVAGQEVPSEPGSPYPEAPRVPASAERPPQPNGWPYSSPSRPGSTAYPLPDGESVTHRRGFAPRTNPEKIAQRKSSMTQLQQWVNSRRGAVPPEELRSPTRFYPVSHRVPDYYSPYSPQYPEDYQYYPPGVRPDSICSMPAYERVSPPWALEDKRHSFRNGGTYQLRDWKEHPRFGRQDVPLWLPGPGRQPTYLDEVDAASGSLRRMSLQPRSRSVPRSPSQGSYSQARVYSPIRSPSTRFERLPPRGEEIYADPTTFMMRRSISSPKYDYLGDRRPVPAGMYPYHYPASPTVHDKMDELLDLQLQRNLEYLDQQVTPFPEAYRETLHAYKISEQDTDKLLGKLCEQNKVLREQERLVQQLRAEKESLESALMGTHQELEMFGSQPAYPEKLLHKKESLQNQLINIRVELSQASTALANSTAEYESLESEVSALHDDLWEQLNLDIQNEMLNRQIQKEIWRIQDVMEGLRKNNPSRGTDTAKHRVAIGPSGTYSSNSPASPLSSASLTSPLSPFSLVSGSQGSPTKPGPGEEPGPPRPPLPKSYVPLESPPTVPPLPGESRLWPYPTSPSWQQGAEAKRGQSKLSFEQSKKEVQRAAPPGPPAEGLLQSRQELEAEKQAALNKVGIVPPRTKSPAEEEVVPAAGVPRRNGGGMANGLSSRERPKSAVFATETKVKMSVEEQIDRMKRHQSGSMKEKRRSLQLPSSQQPDTPGTKAPTSYKVVRRHRSVHEVDISDLEAALRSDDPGKVYETPQEEIARLRKTELEPQHYDVDINKELSTPDKVLIPERYVELEPDTPLSPEEMKEKQKKVERIKTLIAKSSLQNVIPLGEGEVDTPQDPETQLQEQEKRIEISCALAAEASRRGRMLSAQCATPSPPTSPASPTPPTNPLSSEPSRVADNSHFMRV, encoded by the exons ccACAATGAGAGGCGGAACACATTCCTGCACCCAGTGACGGGCCAGCTCCCCGAGGACAACTCAAGACCTGACCTGCAAAA ACCGACCTTGGACATGTcaagcaaagcaggcagcaaGCGACCGGCGACTATCACCAGCGAACCCCCCAACTACGCCATGGTGTCGGAGGTGCCCCCGGAGCGCCCGGGAGGCCGG GCTTCGCGCTCCTCCCGCAAGGGCATCGCCTTCGGGAAGCGCTCCAATTCCATGAAGAGGAACCCCACCGCTGCCGTGACCAAGAGCGGCTGGCTCTACAAGCAG GCCAGCTCGGGGGTGAAGCAGTGGAACAAGCGCTGGTTCGTGCTGGTCGATCGCTGCCTCTTCTACTACAAAG ATGAGAAGGAGGAGAGCATCCTGGGCAGCATCCCCCTCCTCAGCTTCCGCGTGGCGGCCGTGCAGCCCTCCGACAACATCAGCAGGAAGCACACGTTCAAG GTGACAGTGGTGTGCTGGGTGGAGGAGATGCCGGCGAGTAACGAGCAGTCCCTGTCTCCCCAGGCCGAGCACGCTGGCATCCGGACCTACTTCTTCAGCGCCGAGAACACGGAGGAGCAGGAGTCCTGGATCCAAGCCATGGGCGAAGCCGCCCGGGTGCAGATCCCCCCGACCCAGAG GCACGAGAAACCAGACTCTGAAAACATCCCCCCcagcaaacaccaccaccaccatcgcAATGCCACCCACCGTGAGCACCCCAAAGCTGACCCTGACGCCAAGACCCGGGGGGAAGGCGACGGCCGTGGCTCGGAGAAGATTGAGAGGAAGCCGGAGAGGATGGAGAGCAAGAAGGAGCCCTTGGTCAAAGCCAATGGCGTCGCTGGGCAGGAGGTGCCCTCGGAGCCCGGCAGTCCTTACCCCGAGGCACCCCGGGTGCCGGCGAGCGCGGAGCGGCCGCCCCAGCCCAATGGCTGGCCGTACTCATCacccagccgccccggcagcaccgcGTACCCCCTGCCCGACGGGGAGAGTGTGACCCACCGCCGCGGCTTCGCCCCCCGCACCAACCCCGAGAAGATCGCCCAACGCAAGAGCTCGATGACGCAGCTGCAGCAGTGGGTGAACTCGCGCCGGGGGGCCGTGCCCCCCGAGGAGCTGCGGag ccccaccaggtTTTACCCCGTGTCTCACCGGGTGCCCGACTACTATTCCCCCTACTCACCCCAGTACCCCGAGGACTACCAGTACTACCCGCCCGGCGTGCGCCCCGACAGCATCTGCTCCATGCCCGCCTACGAGCGCGTGAGCCCACCCTGGGCGCTGGAGGACAAGCGGCACTCGTTCCGCAACGGGGGCACCTACCAGCTCCGCGACTGGAAGGAACACCCCAGGTTCGGCCGGCAAGACGTCCCGCTCTGGCTGCCGGGTCCCGGGAGGCAGCCGACCTACCTGGACGAGGTGGATGCAGCCTCGGGGTCTCTGCGGCGGATGTctctgcagccccgctcccgctccgTGCCCCGCTCGCCCAGCCAGGGCTCCTACAGCCAGGCGCGGGTGTACTCCCCGATCCGCTCGCCCAGCACCCGCTTCGAGCGGCTGCCGCCCCGGGGAGAGGAGATTTACGCTGACCCCACCACCTTCATGATGAGGCGATCCATCAGTTCTCCAAAG TACGACTATCTGGGCGACAGACGGCCCGTCCCTGCGGGAATGTATCCGTACCACTACCCGGCATCGCCCACCGTCCACGACAAAATG GATGAACTTTTAGACCTTCAGTTGCAAAGAAACCTAGAGTATTTGGACCAGCAG GTGACCCCCTTCCCGGAGGCCTACAGGGAGACACTGCATGCCTACAAGATAAGCGAGCAAGACACCGAT AAGCTGCTGGGGAAGCTCTGTGAGCAGAACAAGGTGCTGCGGGAGCAGGAGAGGCTGGTGCAGCAGCTCCGAGCAGAGAAG GAGAGCCTGGAGAGTGCCCTAATGGGGACGCACCAGGAGCTGGAGATGTTCGGGAGCCAGCCCGCCTACCCAGAGAAGCTGCTGCACAAGAAGGAGTCGCTCCAGAACCAGCTCATCAACATCCGCGTGGAGCTGTCGCAGGCCAGCACG GCCTTGGCGAACAGCACTGCTGAGTACGAGAGCCTGGAGAGCGAGGTGTCCGCCCTGCACGACGACCTCTGGGAGCAGCTGAACCTGGACATCCAG AACGAAATGCTCAACCGGCAGATCCAGAAGGAGATCTGGCGGATCCAGGATGTGATGGAGGGGCTGAGGAAGAACAACCCGTCCCGTGGCACGGACACtgccaagcacagag TGGCCATCGGCCCCTCGGGGACGTACAGCTCcaacagccctgccagccccctgaGCTCGGCCAGCCTCACCAGCCCCCTCAGCCCCTTCTCCCTCGTCTCCGGCTCCCAGGGCTCGCCCACCAAGCCCGGACCCGGCGAG GAACCAGGCCCGCCTCGACCTCCCCTCCCCAAGTCCTACGTACCCCTGGAGTCTCCTCCGACCGTTCCTCCGCTCCCTGGCGAGAGTCGCCTCTGGCCGTACCCCACCTCCCCTTCCTGGCAGCAAGGCGCCGAGGCGAAGAGGGGACAG TCCAAGCTGAGCTTTGAGCAGAGCAAGAAGGAGGTGCAGCGAGCGGCTCCCCCCGGACCCCCGGCCGAGGGGCTCCTGCAGAGCCGTCAGGAGCTGGAGGCGGAGAAGCAAGCGGCTCTCAACAAGG TGGGCATCGTCCCCCCCAGGACCAAGTCTCcggcggaggaggaggtggtgcccGCAGCCGGCGTGCCAAGGAGGAATGGCGGCGGCATGGCCAACGGGCTCAGCTCCCGG GAGAGACCGAAGAGCGCCGTGTTCGCCACCGAGACGAAGGTGAAGATGAGCGTGGAGGAGCAGATCGACCGCATGAAACGCCACCAGAGCGGCTCGATGAAGGAGAAGCGGCgcagcctgcagctccccagcagccagcagcccgaCACCCCCGGCACGAAGGCACCCACCTCCTACAAGGTG GTGCGTCGGCACCGCAGTGTCCATGAGGTGGACATCTCTGACCTGGAAGCAGCGCTGCGTTCCGATGATCCTGGCAAGGTCTACGAGACACCCCAGGAGGAGATCGCCCGGCTGCGCAAGACGGAGCTGGAGCCGCAGCACTACGACGTGGACATCAACAAGGAG ctctccacgCCGGACAAAGTCCTCATCCCTGAGCGGTACGTGGAACTGGAGCCCGACACGCCACTCAGCCCCGAGGAgatgaaggagaagcagaagaaggTGGAAAGGATCAAGACCCTCATTGCCAAATCCAG CCTGCAGAACGTCATCCCCCTGGGCGAGGGGGAGGTGGacaccccccaggaccccgagacccagctgcaggagcaggagaagaggataGAGATCTCGTGTGCTCTGGCTGCCGAGGCCTCTCGCCGGGGCCGCATGCTCTCGG CTCAATGCGCTACCCCAagccctcccacctccccagcctccccgaCTCCACCGACCAACCCCCTCTCGTCTGAACCATCCCGGGTCGCCGACAACAGCCATTTTATGCGTGTCTGA